The Longimicrobiales bacterium nucleotide sequence GCAGGCAGCGTAGACGATGGCAAGAGCACGTTGATCGGTCGGCTGCTGTACGACACCAAGAGCATCTTCGAGGACCAGCTCGAAGCCGTCGAGCGCACATCGAAGCAGCGCGGCGAAGGATATGTGAACCTCGCCCTGCTCACGGATGGCCTGCGCGCCGAGCGCGAGCAGAACATCACGATCGACGTCGCCTACCGTTACTTCGCGACGCCGAAGCGCAAGTTCATCATCGGTGACACACCCGGTCACATCCAGTACACACGCAACATGGTGACGGGAGCTTCGACCGCGGAGCTGGCGGTCGTGCTGGTCGACGCGCGGAAGGGTGTGCTTACGCAGAGCAAGAGGCACGGCTTCATATCCTCGCTGCTGCGCATCCCGCACATCGTCATCGCCGTCAACAAGATGGACCTCGTCGATTACGATGAGACGATCTACCAGCAGATCGTGGACGAGTACAGCGAGTTCGCGCAGAAGCTGGATGTGGCAGACCTGACGTTCATTCCGATCAGCGCGCTCAACGGCGACAATGTTGTTGAGAAGAGCCAGCTCATGCCGTGGTACGACGGCAGCACGCTGCTGCATCACCTGGAGACGGTGAAGGTCGGGGCCAGCCGCAACTTGCTGGACTTCCGGTTCCCGGTTCAATACGTGATCCGCCCGCACCAGGACTTCCGCGGATTTGCCGGCCGCGTCGCCGCGGGCACGATTCAGCCGGGCGAGGAGATCGTGGTGCTGCCGTCGGGGCATACGAGCACGATCACGTCCATCCTCGCGGCCGACGAAGTGTGCGACGAGGCCGCGGCGGGGGAGTCGGTGGTTCTCACGATTGCGGATGAGCTCGACATCAGCCGCGGCGACATGATCGTACGGCGCAAGAACGTGCCGAACGTCGCGAGTCGCATCGATGCCATTCTCTGCTGGATGAACGAGACGCCGCTCGATCCGTCGCTGCCGTACATGCTCATGCACACGACGCGGCAGACACAGGCGTTCGTGTCGGACGTCGTGTATCGCATCGACGTGGACACCCTGCATCGCGAGGATGTCGAGACGTTTGGTCTGAACGATATCGGCCGTGTCGAGATCACGACATCGCGGCCGCTGTTCTTCGATCCATACGAGCGCAGCATCGCGACGGGCAGCTTCATCCTCATTCATCCGCACACCCATGTCACTGTCGCCGCCGGCATGATCCGCGGCGAGGTGCGTGAGGCGCCGGATCCGGATGACATCGAGCGGCCGCGCAGTGAGGTGAGTCCGAATGTCGTATGGGAGCCGTGGAACATCCCGCGCCAGGAGCGTGAGCTCCGCAATGGCCATCGTGCCGCGATCCTGTGGTTCACGGGTCTGTCCGGCAGCGGCAAGAGCACGATCGCGCGTGCGCTGGAGCGAACCCTGTTCGAGGCGGGCTGCCAGACCGTGCTGCTCGACGGCGACCAGGTGCGCCACGGCCTGAGCGGCGACCTGGGCTTCTCGCCCGAGGACCGCACCGAGAACATCCGGAGGGTCGGTGAGACGGCACGCCTGTTCTTCGAGCAGGGGAGCATCGTCATCTGCACGTTCGTATCACCGTACCGCGCTGACCGTGCCCGCGTACGCGGCCTCGTGCCGGACGACCGGTTCATTGAGATCCACGTGGACTGCGATGTCGAAACGCTGAAGCAGCGCGATCCGAAGGGCCTCTACGCGAAGGCGGAGCGCGGCGAGATCCGGCAGCTGTCCGGCGTGCAGTCGGCCTACGAGGCCCCGCTCGAGCCGGAGCTGCGCATCGAGACCGATGCTGTAACCGTCGAGGAAAGCGTGCGCACGCTGGAGCAGATGCTGCGGGGTCGATCCATCATCGAATGACCGAGCCTCCCCCGGGATGTGACCTCATCCCGGCGCTGAGATGTGACCTCTCCCGGGGCTGAGATGTGACCTTCCCGGCGCTGAGATGTGACCTCTCCCGGCGCTGAGATGTGACCTCCCCCGGCGCTGAATCGTCTACAGGCGGGACTATCCCCGGAATGACAATCGTTACCGTGGCCCGTCTGTCAGACAGTAGTGGCAAGGAGGCATCATGCAGCAAAGGACTACGGTTCGGCTCGTCGCCAGCGATCCGGTACTGTACAGGAGTGCCGCCTGCACGCTGGCCGCGGCCCACTTCCGCATCGTCGGCCCTGACCCTGTAGAGCGCACACACTCGGATCTCATCGTGCGACACTGGGGAGAAGCGGAGGGCGATGCGCGTCAGGCGTCCGTCCCGGAGCTGACACTCGACCTGTCCCTGATCTCGGGCGACGCACTGGTCGACGTGGTGGAGCGCGTGGTCGGACCCGCCGCTGATTCCGGAGTGGGTCGCTTCCGTTAGCCGTCGCATGCCGGGGACCGGCCGCGCCCCGCGAGTCATCGCGCGGGCCCGGCAGTTCAGGAACCGGTCGCCCGATCCAGCAACTGACCGTAGGGGCGAAAGCCCGCTCGCCGCATGAGTGCCCACCCCGCCAGGACGCCGCTCGAAGCGATGATGATGTCGGTCACATCGAAGAAACGTGCCCCCACCAGCAGCTGACCCGCCTCTACGAAGACGACGATCCAGATACCCGCCCAGGCGTGGGCGAGCCATCCCTTCCGGTGGAGCGGCCACACGGCGAGGAGAGCGCCGAGCGGAAAGTTCAGCAGGAAGCTGACGGCCACGTCGGACGCGCTGAACATGTCGGTTTTCATGGCCAGCGCCGTGAGGGGCATGAGGTGGCCCGCGGAGAACGACTGGCGCAGCTCTGCCATGTCGAACCGGAGGCCGAACGGGCGCCATCCCCAGAGCAGCAGAATGACGGCATAGGCCGTGATCAGCATGCGGGGGCGGGAGCGGCCCCGAACCGCCCGTGTAAGGCGCGGCAGCCAGTGGGCAGCGAGCCACGCCCCGGCCGCGAAGCCGATCGCATGAGCCGTGAAGATACCCAGCTCCACCGGCTGCCCGGTTGCGCCGCGCAGGAACTCCAGGACCAGTGCCAGCACGACGCCGGCGGCAGCCGTGATGGCCAGTGCGCGCGTGTAGGACCTTCCGCTCTCGGCCAGCGCCGCAACGGCAAACGCGCCCGCGGGCAGCATCAGCATGATCTGCAGAAGTGACGAGGCGAAGCCGTTGCTGCCCCATCCCATGTAGTCGCGTGCGAGCTGAAACCGCCTGAGCGGCCCACCCGCGGCACCGGGAAGGTACTCCTGGCGCAGGCCTGGCAGCAGGATCTCCAGCATCGCCGCAGTGCCGTAGGCGGCGGCAAAAACGAACATCGGCATTCCGAAGAACGAGCGCGCGGACCGCGCTGCGCGCGCCGCCCGGAGCAGGCCGACCGCGACCACGCCGCCCATGAACGAGCCGCTCGTATTCGTGAACAGGTCGAGCACGCTCGCATACCGCTGCGACGAGAAGAGCTGCGCGCTCTCCACTCCTGCGCTGAGCAGCATCCCCGTGATCGTGGCCATGACGATCGCCCGGCCGAGACGCGTGTCCGGCGCGGTCATACACCACGCCAGGCCCCAGCCGGCAAACAGCAGCAGGTTGCGCAGGCCGTCGACGGCGTCGTGCGGTGTGACGGATGGCGACAACGCAGCGCCCAGACGACGGGTCAGCTCCGCCGCACCCACCGCCTCGAAGCCCAGGTTCGACAGCGTAGCGAGGCCGATGACGGCCACGTAGCCGACCCGTACCCAGAGCCTCCAGTGCGAGGCGGGGCCGGATTTCACATCAGTAGAACGCACGGCACGCGCAGATCGCTGTATCAAGCTGTACGGTTCAATTCAGGAGGATTCGAGCGGCGAACGGTAGGGTCGCCGGCGGTCGTGAGCAATGGCGTTCGGGAACTCGCATTTTTTTCCGTGTCCCCGCACGTCGTGACCACTCCGCAGCCCCCGACGCAATGTGCAGCGCGTGCATGGATCGGAGTCAAGCGCAGGCACGGCTGCCGGTTACGTCAACCGGGCAGCCGCGTACACGCCGCTGGCGCGCAGGGGAATCGCGCTTGCATCGACAGGATGCCCTCAGCGGTACAACTGACCCAATACCGGAGCTGGTATATGAGAGTGGCGCTGCTGCTGTCCCTCGCCGTCATCGGCACATCCGCATGCAGTCGCACGACGGCGACCGCAGTGCCCGGCGGATCGCCGTCCTCCGTCAGTACGGAGCGCGCCGACCGGGACGACTCCCGCAACGGCAACGGCCGCGGCCAGCCCGCGCGCGGCCCTCGCAAGCTGAACGGCGTCCCGCCGGGCCATTACCCGAAGGCGGGCGAGTGCCGCATCTGGCATTCCGGACGCCCGCCCGGGCAGCAGCCGAAGCCGACCGCGTGCAGCAACCTGATGGGTCGCGTGCCCGCCGGTGCGTTCATCCTGTATGGCGACAAGGCCTGGGACTCGAGGTATGACTGGTCGCAGGACCGGACCGCGCGTGCGTCGGTGCCAAAGGTCATCCTGGACATCCTGGGGAGCATGCGATGAGGCGGAGCAGCGGAGCTCTCGAGCGACGTTACCTGATGGCGGTGCTGCTCCTGGTTGCGTTGTCGAGCATGCCAGGCTGCGTCATCTATGCGACCGCGGCGCCGCAGGAGTCGGCCGTGGCCGCTGCCCCGCCTCCGGCCAAGCGCGATACGGGTGCACAGGACGAGGCCGCGCGCCTGGAACGGGAACGCGTCGAACGCGAGCAGGCCGAGAAGGAGCGGCTGGAGAAGGAGCGGCTCGAGAAGGAGCGCGTGGAAAAGGAGCGCGTGGAGAAGGAGCGGCTTGCCAGGGAGCGCGCTGACAGGGAGCGTGCGGAACGTGAGCGCCTCCGCCTGGAGCGTCTGGAGCGCGAACGCGCGGAGCGGGAGCGCATTGCAGCCGAGCGGGCGGAAAAGGAGCGTGCTGAGCGCGCTCGGCTGGAGCAGGAGCGCCGGGAACGGGAACGCGCGGAGCGCGAGCGTATTGCGGCCGAGCGGGCGCGTCTGCAACAGGAGCGTCTGGAGAGGGACCGCGCCGAGCGTGAACGGGTCGCGGCCGAGCGGGCGCAAAAGGAGCGCGCAGAGAAGGATCGCCTGGAAAAGGAACGCGCCGATAAGGAGCGTGCCGATAAGGCTCGCGCAGACAAGGAGCGCGCAGACAAGGAGCGCGCAGACAAGGAACGCGCAGACAAGGAACGCGCAGACAAGGAACGCGCAGACAAGGAGCGCGCAGACAAGGAGCGCGCAGACAAGGAACGCGCGGACAGGGAGCGCGCAGACAAGGAGCGCGCAGACAAGGAGCGCGCAGACAAGGAACGCGCGGACAGGGAGCGCGCCGAATGGGCGCGACTCGAGCAGGAGCGACTCGAAAGAGAAAGCGCGGAGAGGGAACGTGCCGCGGCTGAGCGTGCGACAGGGAAGCGCCCGGACACGGCGGCAGAAGATGCCCCGCTGCCGGACAGCGTAAGCGGACCGCGACAGCTGGAGGACGTGCCTCCAAGTCATTTCCCGAAGGCCGGACAGTGCCGACTGTGGCTTGCCGGTACGCCGCCCGGACAGCAGCCGAAGGCGGCGCCGTGCAGTACGCTGGTCGGCAAGGACAAGGTGCCGGCCGGTGCGTTCGTCCTCTATGGCGAGCGGGCGTGGGACACGGCCTGGGACTGGGCTGCGCACACGCCGGCACAGGGGGATTCGGTGCCGGCCGTCATCCTTCAGATCACGAAACGCAGGCCCTGAACGGGATCATGTCACGGCGCACACGAGGGCCGGCTCCCGCTGCTGAGCGGGGGCCGGTCTGCATTCCGGTTCTATTCCGGTGTGACGCGCACGATCGATTCCGTGACGAACGTGCGCGTTTCCTCATCATAGCGGACTCGCCGCTCACCCCACGACTCGCGGGAGCGCCACGCGATCACGATAGCCGGCGGCGCGGCGGGCTCGTCGACCGGTTTTGACTCGGTGTGGATGCGCACGTCGCCGCTGGGGACGAAGTCGTCCGACAGGGGGAATGCCCCCGCAGCAGTGCGGACGATGACACGCCAGCGGTGGCCGTGCTCGAAGAGCGGGCGACCGCGCGCGTCGAGCAAGGCATCGGCCGACAACTCGACACGATCCGCGGTGCCGTCACCCGTCACGTCGACACTCAGCGTATGAAGGATGGCGCTGTAGGCGGGAGCGTCCGCCGCCGCTCCTACCCGGTCCGGCAGCGGCAGTGCTTCGGCGGGATCGTGCACGGGCGGTGCCGGCTGCAGCGCGATGTCGGCCTCGTGCGGTGCGCCGGGACTGCGCAGGAAGCGCAGCTCAGTCTGCACCGACGTCGGCGCGTACCCGGATCCGGCGGGCGGATCGGCATGGATCGCGACGCATGCGACGAACGACTCCTCAGGCCAGGCCGGCAGCTCGATCGAGTAGCGGCCAGCGGCGGTCGTCCGCGCGACGGCCTCCGCGACGCCGCGACCCGGGCAGCGCTCCATGAACGCGCGCGCGGTGATGCGTATATCGGAAACGGGCCGTCCGTCCGGAGACCTCACCCGGCCGGTGACCGTCGCGTGCGTCACGGGATCGGTGCGGGCGTGTTCGATCAGAATGCGCTCCTGGGCGCGACGGGGCGGCATGCGTACCGGTCCGCCCTGCGTCTCGCTGCCGATCGGGTAGCGCGTGGGGTCCACGTCGGTCGCAACGAAGCCGCCATCGTCATCGATCCAGATCATGAACGAGTGGAATGCCTCGTCGACGGTGGGCAGCCGCTGCTCCGTCACCGGCCGCGTGCGCGCGCGCACGACCATGGACACCAGATAGTAACCCGGCGCATGGAAGGTCACGCGTCGCCTCAGCAGGAGGGGCGTGCCCGGCTCCATCCTGCCTGCGACATGTTCGAGCGGGGGGTACGGTATGCCGACGCCGAGCCGTTCGTATGTCGCACTCCACCCGGTGCGGCGGGCGTCCGCCAGCTCGGGCAGCGTGATCAGGACGTCCACGGTGTCCACTACGGCGTCTGCTTCGACGCGCGCGACAATGTCCACCGGCTCGTTCGGCCGCAACGTGCCCAGCGCGCCGCCCGCGATCGTGAATACCGGATGCACCATGGGAGGGATCGTCGGGAGCGGACGGTCCTCCCGCAGGATCGTGTCCGGCGGTGTGATCGACGGGGGCGGTGGAAAGCGGCGTTCGCAATCGCGGGGCGCCGCACCGGCTGCACGCATTCGCTCGACCAGCGCGGCCGGCGGGAGTCGCCGCAGTTCCTCGGAGATCAGCGGTTCGGCGACATCGTGCACCGGCAGGGCCTGCGGTACCGGCACGATGCCCCGTGCGTCGTCGAGCATGTGGGCGGGCGCCACAGAGCTCACGCCGGGGGCGGCAGCGAGCGACGCGACTTCACCGGGCGCGATCAGCACTTCGACTGCGTAAATGACGGGCGCGCCCGCCTCCACCAACGGCACGGCACGGGACGCGGCAGCATGCTGCGCCAGCATCGTGCGCGCCTGATCCAGCAACGGAGAGGATGGCCACCCGGCAGGCACCTCGATCGCCCACGACTCCATCCGCGCCGCGTTGTGACAGATACTCTGACGTCCCGCCTGTAACGCAGTTGCACGCGTGTACCGGATCACCTCCGTACCGCCTCGCGTGCGCGGCATATGATGGGTGCCACCGACGCCCGCGATACGCGCATAGCCGGCGTATGGCCTGGCGCGGTGCCGCTCGAGAAGCGCCAGCAGCGCGCCATCATCCAGCGGCCGGTCGAACACCACGCTGGCCGGTACCGGCTCGCCGGGAAACCTGCGCTCCCAGTCCGCAAGCCGCTCCTGTACCGACGGCGCATTGTCCGGCAGCAGGCCCGGTCGGATGTCGCGTCGCCGTGTCGAGGTAGTGTCGCCGGCGCGAGCAGGCGGCACGTAGTGCGGCTCTGACGGAGTACTGACGGACACCGTGTCGACCACAGTTGTCTCCGATGCCGGCCGGGTCGTCGCACAGGATGTGACGATGAGCGCACACATCGCGCACGACGCGAGCGACAGCGGCGTGAGCAGCGAGTGCACCACAGTGGGGAGGATGCGGTCAGCGTTCATGATCCAGCTCATGACTCAGCTGCGCGTGAGTCTGAACCGGTGATTGGCAACACCCGACTCCGCACCGACTGCCTCCTGCACCACGTCCTCGTGATCCGGCGCGGTGATCTCCACACGATAGGGCTGACCCGCCGGTGCGTTGCAGAACCAGTAGAGCCCGGCGACATCGGGTGTCGTGCTCCGGTCCTCGAAGTATCCGGGCATCAGCGTTGTCAGCTTCACGGTCGCACGGTCCGTGGGTCGTCGCTCCGCGTCGATCACGCTCCCGATCACGTGCATGCGGCCCTCCTCAGGAGCGCCGCCGCAGCGCTGTGCCGCCCACAACCGGGCGGGCATGCTGCTTCCGGGAATCGGGACATCACTCGGTCGCGCCGGGCCAGCATCGCCTGCGCTCTCCTGTCGCCCCGCGCCTGTCGCGCTGACCCACCCGGGTGCGCTGTACAACAGTTCGCCGTCACGGTGCGTGACGCTCACGACCCGCGCCGAGTGCCGGGACATCAGCAGTCTCTGTCGGGCGCCAGCACGCCCCTGCACGTTCGTGGCTGGACGCGGCGTGGTCATGGTCCATTCGGAGAGGATCCACATGCCGGACCCGAGCCGCTGGTATCGCGCGGACCCTCCGACCCGCTCGTTGGTGAGGCGGTACGGCAGGCGCACGTACTCATAGTCGATGCCCCGCAACTCGGCAGATTCGCGGTGAAGCCACAATGTTCCCCGAACTTCCGTAACACGGCTATTGCCGCGCGGCCTGAAGTCGAGGCCGACCAGGCCCGCCGTATCAGGGTGCTGGACAACCCGGAAGCAGTGGCTGGCGAGGAACACGTCCGAGAGGAGGACTTCGGCGTCCGGGCCGAAATACAGGTACCCGCCCTGATGCTGACGGACGAAGCCGAGCCTTACCAGTGTCACCGCGGGCGCGCTGTTCCACGGCGACCCGCGCATCTCCCTCGACGTGCTGTCGGCGACCACGAACATGATGCGCCGCGATCCTGCCTCGCGCTCGGTAAGCGACTGCACGATGTGCAAATTCACTGGAGCCTGCGCAGCCGTCCACGCTGCGACGCTCAGTGCCTTGCGTGCTTCCTCCCACAGAGCACCCGTTTCGTCATCCAGGTCGCCGAACGAGCGGCAGCCCTGTCGCTGCCCGGTGACATTCACGGCAGCGAGCGTAAGTGCATTCTCCGTTACGATGATGTCCTGCCGAACGAGGCCGCCAACTGCAAGACTCAGCGGCTCCGTGATATGCGGATCGAGCGCGAGGCGCTCCACGCGGATCGTGTATGTCCCCGGCCGGCGCGCACGGAGCGCGTACTGTCCAGTCTCGTTCGATAGCGTCGCTGCTGCTGTGCCTCCCGCACTGTCGAGCAGGATCACGAACGCACCGGTGACCGGCGTCTCGCTCGCTGCCCCGATGATGCGGCCCCGGACCTCCTGTGCCGACGCGTACGGCGGGACTGCGGCCGAGGCGAGGCCGAGCGCAAGCGCAACGTTGATCTGTGACAGTCTCATGGCATCGCCGATGCAGGGCCGGTGGGTATGCTGCCTCCGTGCCCTTCCCCGGTAGGATGGGCAGGGCCGTGACGCAGCGCTCCTGTGTTATTCCAGGGAGGAAGCTGCTGAGTTCCAGCACGGGGTCTCCCCGGCGTCGAGGACCGCCGCCCGACGGCCAGCCGGACGCGGACGGCCAGCCGGACGCGGAACCCGTTCTGCAGAATGGCCCATCCAGACCGTCCTGCGCCCCTCGGCGTGACCGTCCGCATGCCCTGGCGCCGCACGATGGCGCTGAACTCGAACCGACCCGCCTGCCGCTGGCCGAGGACCGGTGTGACACGGCCATAGCGCCCGCGGCCATTCTGCAGAACGGGTGCCGCGTCCGACCCCCTGTCCCATAAATATCCATTGATGTATAATCCACGCATGACGACGACTGCCACGACCTCCGCCCGACTGGCGACCCCGCTGCAGCGCATCAAGGCGCTGGCCGACGAGAAGCGGCTGCGCATCCTGCTGCTGCTCGCGCGTGGCGAGCAGTGCGTATGCGACCTGACGGACGCGCTCGACGCGGGGCAGTCGCTGCTGTCCTTCCATCTGCGGACGTTGAAGGATGCCGGGCTCGTGACCGGCCGTCGGGAAGGGCGCTGGGCGTATTACGCGATCAGTACGGCGGGCCTGAGCGAGCTGGAAGCCTTCCTCCGATCGATACGCGAAGAAGCAGCATTGCCGAAAGCACAACAGGCGAGGCCCTCATGCGATACGCGCTGATCAGCGACATACACGCGAACCTGCCGGCGCTGGAGGCGGTGCTGGCGGATGTCGCCGCACGCGCGGATGTGGACACGACGTATCACCTGGGCGATCTCGTCGGGTACGCGCCGTGGCCGGACGAGACGGTGGATCTGCTCCGCGAGCAGGCGATCGCCGGCGTAGCCGGCAACTACGACAGCACGACCGCGACGGACTACGCGCACTGCGGCTGCCGTTACGAGGATGCGCGGCAGGAGGAGTTGTCGCACGTGTCGTACGAGTGGACGCGCGCTCACATCTCGGCGGACACGAAGCGGTACCTCGGGGCCCTGCCATTCCGCATCGATATCCGCCCGCTGGGTGGCCACACGGGCGGTCCCCGCCTGATCCTGCTGCATGGCAATCCGGTACTGAACACGGTTTACTGGACGGAGGACCGGTCGGACCGGTTCTGTATTCAGATGGCGGAGAGTGTTGGCGCCAATTCCGGCGATGTCATAGCGTTCGGTCACACGCACAAGCCGTGGGAGCGCACGGTCGAGGGCATACAGTTCGTGAACACGGGATCGGTCGGTCGACCTAAGGATGGTGACTGGCGCGCGTGCTACGGCATCGTGTCGATGGATGGCGACTACACCGGGGTGGAGCACGTGCGAGTCGAGTACGATGTCGAACGTGCAATGGAAGGCGTCCGGGCGAGTGAGCTGCCCGATGACTTTGCGGAGATCCTGCGGACGGGCGGCTCAGTGCCGCCGACGCCGAGTGCGGAGACATAGATCATGGCTGAGTCCCTGACCCGGCGGCTGTCGTTCCTGGATCGCTATCTGACGCTGTGGATCTTCCTCGCGATGGCGGCCGGCGTCGCGATCGGCGTGTCATCCGACGGCGTCGAAGGGTTCATCCAGAGCTTCCAGGTCGGCACCACGAACGTCCCGATCGCGATCGGCCTGATCCTCATGATGTACCCGCCGCTCGCGAAAGTGCGGTACGAGGAGCTGGGTGACGTCTTCCGCAACTGGCGCGTGCTCGCCCTTTCACTGGTGCAGAACTGGGTGATCGGGCCGCTGCTGATGTTCGTGCTCGCGATCGTGTTCCTGCGCGACTACCCGGAGTACATGGTCGGGCTGATCATGATCGGGCTCGCGCGCTGCATCGCCATGGTCATTGTCTGGAACGAGCTGGCAAAGGGCGACACGGAGTATGCGGCCGGCCTCGTCGCGTTCAACTCGGTGTTCCAGGTGCTGTTCTACGGCGTCTACGCGTACGTGTTCATTACGGTGCTGCCGACGTGGTTCGGTCTGGAGGGCAGCGTCGTCGCGGTGACGATGGGTCAGATCTTCGAGAGTGTCGCGATCTACCTCGGAATTCCGTTCGTCGCTGGAATGCTGACGCGCTATGTGCTGCTGAAGGCGAAGGGCAGGGAATGGTACGAGCAGCGGTTCATCCCGCGCATCAGCCCGCTCACGCTCACCGCACTGCTGTTCACGATCGTGGTGATGTTCGCGCTCAAGGGCGGCATGATCGTACAGCTGCCGATGGATGTGGTACGCATCGCGGTGCCGCTGCTGATCTACTTCGTCATCATGTTCCTGGTCAGCTTCTACATGGGCCATCGCATCGGTGCCGATTACTCGAAGACCGCGACCCTGAGCTTCACTGCCGCGAGCAACAACTTCGAGCTGGCGATTGCAGTCGCGATCGCAGTGTTCGGCATCGACTCCGGCGTCGCGTTCGCCGCGGTCATCGGCCCTCTGGTCGAGGTACCCGTGCTGATCGGACTGGTGCACGTCGCGCTGCGATTCCAGCGCAGGTACTTCGGCGAAGCCGTGGAGGTCGGCGGTCCGGCGGGCCCCGGCGACGTCTGTGCGACCGGGATCAAGGTACCGCTCGACGTGTCGTGATGTCGTACCGCAGGTGTTATTGTGGGCACCAGGTGTCGTCGATACACGTGGGACCACACAGGATCGAAGCGGCACGCCGGACGGACGGCCGGCGATCATGCTCCACGCGACTCATACCGGAGATCCCATGACGAACTCGAATGCCGGCAGACTGATTCTCGTCACAGGGGCGACGGGGCATCAGGGCGGTGCCGTCGCCCGCACTCTCGTGGACCGCGGATTCCGCGTGCGTGCGCTGACGCGCAGCCCGGATGGGACGGCGGCGCAGGCGCTGCACGAGCAGGGCGTCGCAGTGATGCGGGGTGACCTGGACGATCGCGCATCAGTCGAGCGCGCACTCGCCGGCGTCCATGGTGTCTTCGCGGTGCAGAATTTCTGGGAGACCGGCGCGGAGCGGGAGGTCGAGCAGGGAACAGGGCTGGCCGATGCCGCTCGGGAGTCGGGTGTCGAGCACTTCGTCTACAGCTCGGTCGGCAGTGCTCACCGGAACACCGGCCTGTCACACTTCGAGAGCAAGTGGCAGATCGAGGAACACATTCGCGGGCTCGGTCTCCCGCACACGATCTTCCGCCCGGTCTTCTTCATGTCGAACTGGGAGGGACCCTGGCTTCGGCCGGCGATTCTCGGTGGCACGCTCGCGCTGCCGCTCGATCCGGCCACCAACTTCCAGCAGGTG carries:
- a CDS encoding carboxypeptidase-like regulatory domain-containing protein translates to MRLSQINVALALGLASAAVPPYASAQEVRGRIIGAASETPVTGAFVILLDSAGGTAAATLSNETGQYALRARRPGTYTIRVERLALDPHITEPLSLAVGGLVRQDIIVTENALTLAAVNVTGQRQGCRSFGDLDDETGALWEEARKALSVAAWTAAQAPVNLHIVQSLTEREAGSRRIMFVVADSTSREMRGSPWNSAPAVTLVRLGFVRQHQGGYLYFGPDAEVLLSDVFLASHCFRVVQHPDTAGLVGLDFRPRGNSRVTEVRGTLWLHRESAELRGIDYEYVRLPYRLTNERVGGSARYQRLGSGMWILSEWTMTTPRPATNVQGRAGARQRLLMSRHSARVVSVTHRDGELLYSAPGWVSATGAGRQESAGDAGPARPSDVPIPGSSMPARLWAAQRCGGAPEEGRMHVIGSVIDAERRPTDRATVKLTTLMPGYFEDRSTTPDVAGLYWFCNAPAGQPYRVEITAPDHEDVVQEAVGAESGVANHRFRLTRS
- a CDS encoding metallophosphoesterase family protein translates to MRYALISDIHANLPALEAVLADVAARADVDTTYHLGDLVGYAPWPDETVDLLREQAIAGVAGNYDSTTATDYAHCGCRYEDARQEELSHVSYEWTRAHISADTKRYLGALPFRIDIRPLGGHTGGPRLILLHGNPVLNTVYWTEDRSDRFCIQMAESVGANSGDVIAFGHTHKPWERTVEGIQFVNTGSVGRPKDGDWRACYGIVSMDGDYTGVEHVRVEYDVERAMEGVRASELPDDFAEILRTGGSVPPTPSAET
- a CDS encoding VanZ family protein, translated to MRSTDVKSGPASHWRLWVRVGYVAVIGLATLSNLGFEAVGAAELTRRLGAALSPSVTPHDAVDGLRNLLLFAGWGLAWCMTAPDTRLGRAIVMATITGMLLSAGVESAQLFSSQRYASVLDLFTNTSGSFMGGVVAVGLLRAARAARSARSFFGMPMFVFAAAYGTAAMLEILLPGLRQEYLPGAAGGPLRRFQLARDYMGWGSNGFASSLLQIMLMLPAGAFAVAALAESGRSYTRALAITAAAGVVLALVLEFLRGATGQPVELGIFTAHAIGFAAGAWLAAHWLPRLTRAVRGRSRPRMLITAYAVILLLWGWRPFGLRFDMAELRQSFSAGHLMPLTALAMKTDMFSASDVAVSFLLNFPLGALLAVWPLHRKGWLAHAWAGIWIVVFVEAGQLLVGARFFDVTDIIIASSGVLAGWALMRRAGFRPYGQLLDRATGS
- a CDS encoding metalloregulator ArsR/SmtB family transcription factor, whose amino-acid sequence is MTTTATTSARLATPLQRIKALADEKRLRILLLLARGEQCVCDLTDALDAGQSLLSFHLRTLKDAGLVTGRREGRWAYYAISTAGLSELEAFLRSIREEAALPKAQQARPSCDTR
- the cysC gene encoding adenylyl-sulfate kinase produces the protein AGSVDDGKSTLIGRLLYDTKSIFEDQLEAVERTSKQRGEGYVNLALLTDGLRAEREQNITIDVAYRYFATPKRKFIIGDTPGHIQYTRNMVTGASTAELAVVLVDARKGVLTQSKRHGFISSLLRIPHIVIAVNKMDLVDYDETIYQQIVDEYSEFAQKLDVADLTFIPISALNGDNVVEKSQLMPWYDGSTLLHHLETVKVGASRNLLDFRFPVQYVIRPHQDFRGFAGRVAAGTIQPGEEIVVLPSGHTSTITSILAADEVCDEAAAGESVVLTIADELDISRGDMIVRRKNVPNVASRIDAILCWMNETPLDPSLPYMLMHTTRQTQAFVSDVVYRIDVDTLHREDVETFGLNDIGRVEITTSRPLFFDPYERSIATGSFILIHPHTHVTVAAGMIRGEVREAPDPDDIERPRSEVSPNVVWEPWNIPRQERELRNGHRAAILWFTGLSGSGKSTIARALERTLFEAGCQTVLLDGDQVRHGLSGDLGFSPEDRTENIRRVGETARLFFEQGSIVICTFVSPYRADRARVRGLVPDDRFIEIHVDCDVETLKQRDPKGLYAKAERGEIRQLSGVQSAYEAPLEPELRIETDAVTVEESVRTLEQMLRGRSIIE
- a CDS encoding carboxypeptidase-like regulatory domain-containing protein → MSWIMNADRILPTVVHSLLTPLSLASCAMCALIVTSCATTRPASETTVVDTVSVSTPSEPHYVPPARAGDTTSTRRRDIRPGLLPDNAPSVQERLADWERRFPGEPVPASVVFDRPLDDGALLALLERHRARPYAGYARIAGVGGTHHMPRTRGGTEVIRYTRATALQAGRQSICHNAARMESWAIEVPAGWPSSPLLDQARTMLAQHAAASRAVPLVEAGAPVIYAVEVLIAPGEVASLAAAPGVSSVAPAHMLDDARGIVPVPQALPVHDVAEPLISEELRRLPPAALVERMRAAGAAPRDCERRFPPPPSITPPDTILREDRPLPTIPPMVHPVFTIAGGALGTLRPNEPVDIVARVEADAVVDTVDVLITLPELADARRTGWSATYERLGVGIPYPPLEHVAGRMEPGTPLLLRRRVTFHAPGYYLVSMVVRARTRPVTEQRLPTVDEAFHSFMIWIDDDGGFVATDVDPTRYPIGSETQGGPVRMPPRRAQERILIEHARTDPVTHATVTGRVRSPDGRPVSDIRITARAFMERCPGRGVAEAVARTTAAGRYSIELPAWPEESFVACVAIHADPPAGSGYAPTSVQTELRFLRSPGAPHEADIALQPAPPVHDPAEALPLPDRVGAAADAPAYSAILHTLSVDVTGDGTADRVELSADALLDARGRPLFEHGHRWRVIVRTAAGAFPLSDDFVPSGDVRIHTESKPVDEPAAPPAIVIAWRSRESWGERRVRYDEETRTFVTESIVRVTPE